From Primulina tabacum isolate GXHZ01 chromosome 2, ASM2559414v2, whole genome shotgun sequence, one genomic window encodes:
- the LOC142524228 gene encoding UBP1-associated protein 2B-like: protein MARKRKARAVEAPQEPEPEPEPELEPEPEPEPEPVQLDEAEQEQFVTEEAQQIVEEDPGIDPGIGEGEVGDEAVEEEQEEEELDEGEGEGEGEGEGEGEGEGEEGEGGKGEEEKEDDAVFENNEQERETTGKLLVDDALSNGGETEGQEEEDEGELEEEPLEKLLDPFSKDQLARLIKDAVDKHPDIMEDVNKLANADPSHRKIFVHGLGWNSNTELITSVFGKFGEIEDCKVVMDKNSGKAKGYAFVLYKNRDGARRALLKPQKMIEGRITSCQLASAGPVQAPPPTVVATVAVPPPSEYTQRKIYVSNVSAELDVPKLVEFFSKFGEIEEGPLGLDKETGKPRGFCLFVFKTIEGAKRALEEPHKKFEGQILHCQKAVDGPKISKASLNFQHTQPLQQQIRPQHHHHNRHQGQLGHYHHAAKRGKFGGGRGGMRHAGGHLMAPSGGTTAPAVGFGHAVPPAAIGQAVAALLATQGASLGIGNLLGGIGTGVNQQGGPPMMNNAAYAGQAGASSYVGQPAMQGGYVTQQQMGQGGVRPHQGGAPYMGHGH, encoded by the coding sequence ATGGCCAGGAAGCGAAAAGCCCGAGCCGTCGAAGCTCCTCAAGAGCCTGAGCCTGAGCCGGAGCCGGAGCTGGAGCCGGAGCCTGAGCCGGAGCCTGAGCCGGTACAACTCGATGAAGCAGAGCAGGAACAATTCGTTACGGAGGAGGCCCAACAAATCGTAGAGGAAGATCCAGGTATCGATCCAGGTATCGGGGAAGGAGAAGTCGGTGATGAAGCAGTAGAAGAGGAGCAAGAGGAAGAGGAATTAGATgagggagagggagagggagagggagagggagagggagaaGGAGAAGGAGAAGGAGAAGAAGGAGAAGGAGGAAAAGGAGAGGAGGAGAAAGAAGACGACGCTGTGTTTGAGAATAATGAGCAAGAGCGTGAAACTACGGGGAAGTTACTTGTGGATGATGCGTTGTCGAATGGAGGTGAAACTGAAGGGCAGGAGGAGGAAGATGAAGGAGAGTTGGAGGAAGAGCCATTGGAGAAGCTTCTTGACCCTTTTTCCAAGGACCAGCTGGCTCGTTTGATCAAGGATGCTGTGGACAAACACCCTGACATCATGGAGGATGTGAACAAATTGGCGAACGCTGACCCTTCACACCGTAAAATATTCGTGCACGGCCTCGGATGGAATTCGAATACTGAGCTGATTACTTCTGTGTTCGGTAAGTTCGGAGAAATCGAGGATTGTAAGGTTGTCATGGACAAGAATTCTGGGAAAGCCAAGGGTTATGCTTTCGTCCTCTATAAGAACCGTGATGGGGCCCGTCGTGCTTTGTTGAAGCCACAGAAGATGATTGAGGGTCGAATAACTTCATGCCAATTGGCCTCTGCTGGTCCAGTTCAGGCTCCTCCCCCGACTGTGGTGGCCACTGTCGCGGTACCACCTCCATCTGAGTACACTCAGCGGAAAATTTATGTGAGCAATGTATCAGCTGAGCTTGATGTTCCGAAACTTGTGGAGTTCTTTtccaaatttggggagattgAAGAAGGGCCTTTGGGGTTGGATAAAGAAACTGGAAAGCCAAGAGGGTTCTGTTTGTTTGTTTTCAAAACTATAGAGGGTGCCAAGAGGGCATTGGAAGAGCCGCACAAGAAGTTTGAAGGTCAAATTCTGCATTGCCAGAAGGCAGTAGATGGGCCTAAAATTTCTAAGGCTTCTCTAAACTTTCAGCATACTCAACCACTACAGCAACAGATACGGCCTCAGCATCACCATCACAATCGTCACCAGGGGCAGTTGGGACATTACCATCATGCTGCAAAGAGGGGCAAGTTTGGAGGGGGCCGGGGAGGCATGAGGCACGCAGGTGGACACTTAATGGCGCCCAGTGGAGGGACAACTGCGCCTGCAGTGGGGTTTGGCCATGCAGTTCCCCCTGCCGCGATTGGACAGGCTGTAGCTGCTTTGTTGGCAACTCAGGGGGCTAGCTTAGGGATTGGTAATTTGCTTGGAGGGATTGGAACAGGTGTGAATCAGCAGGGAGGTCCACCGATGATGAATAATGCAGCTTACGCAGGTCAGGCTGGTGCTAGTAGCTATGTAGGACAGCCTGCGATGCAAGGAGGTTATGTTACCCAGCAGCAGATGGGTCAGGGTGGCGTTAGGCCACATCAGGGTGGTGCTCCCTACATGGGTCATGGTCACTAG
- the LOC142524245 gene encoding LOW QUALITY PROTEIN: elongation factor 1-beta 2-like (The sequence of the model RefSeq protein was modified relative to this genomic sequence to represent the inferred CDS: deleted 1 base in 1 codon): protein MAVTFSDLGTEAGLKALDGFISGKSYICCDKFTKDDVKVYAAISEKPSGDLYPNASQWYETISAKLAPSFPGKAVGVSLSGQRSPAEAAPAVEAKEAAGGDDDDDDLDLFGDETEEEKKAAEEREAAAKKSAKKKESGKSSVLMDVKPWDDETDMKKLEEAVRSIEMPGLLWGASKLVAVGYGIKKLQIMLTIVDDLVSVDNLIEEYLTVEPRNEHIQSCDIVAFNKI, encoded by the exons ATGGCCGTCACTTTCTCAGATCTGGGCACGGAAGCCGGCCTCAAGGCCCTCGATGGGTTCATCTCCGGAAAATCATACATCTGCTG CGACAAGTTTACGAAAGATGATGTTAAGGTTTACGCTGCAATTTCGGAGAAACCCAGTGGAGATCTTTACCCCAATGCCAGTCAGTGGTACGAGACAATATCGGCAAAGCTGGCCCCCAG CTTTCCTGGGAAGGCTGTCGGAGTGAGCCTTTCCGGCCAACGATCCCCTGCAGAGGCTGCTCCTGCCGTTGAAGCCAAG GAGGCTGCAGGAGGTGATGATGACGATGATGATCTGGATCTCTTTGGTGATGAGACAGAGGAGGAAAAGAAGGCTGCTGAAGAGAGAGAGGCAGCTGCAAAGAAATCCGCTAAAAAGAAAGAGA GTGGAAAATCCTCTGTTCTCATGGAC GTGAAACCTTGGGATGATGAGACAGACATGAAGAAGCTAGAAGAGGCCGTTCGGAGCATTGAAATGCCTGGTCTCTTGTGGGGAGCAT CAAAATTGGTAGCTGTTGGATATGGAATCAAGAAACTGCAGATCATGCTTACCATAGTCGATGATCTCGTCTCGGTTGATAATCTCATTGAGGAGTATCTCACAGTCGAGCCTCGCAACGAGCACATCCAAAGCTGTGATATTGTGGCATTCAACAAAATCTGA